Below is a genomic region from Amphiura filiformis chromosome 19, Afil_fr2py, whole genome shotgun sequence.
TCGGTTTAACGCCTCGCGCTCGGATTCTCGCGCTACACGCTCGCTAAGTCCATGAGGGTCACAGACTGCGGCTAGATGTGATCAAGCCCCAAGAATGTATGAAGGATCACTTTTGGGGTAAAGTTTTTCACTTTATTTTCGCCATATCATCTACAGTGACAAGTATCTGAAAGTATATGGCCAATTCCAAGCGCATCAGTCCACAACACAAAGTCTGCATATGCAAATTGGGAAATTAGGGTTGTTtggtttctcctaccttaatcattcactttcCAATAATAGTTTACCATTATGCTTCACCTAAtgtttggctgctgcattaaaagAAATTCATATGCAAACTTCGCATTGCGGAATGATGCGCTTGGAGTTGCCCATAttatcatcgttgggcaggaaaaaccacCTGTGTCCTTGGTCCCTATACATATTTAAAGTAAAACCTCTTatacctcttggcagttttgttttaaacatgttcaagggccacaagtacaagGCGGTTTTCCTACCCATCCCACTCCACCCAGGTATAAAATGGGGACTGTAAGGGGGGGTTgataaaatttggccaaatattctaatttgacttttattggcaGTTAGTTCCAGGCTGATAATGTTTTTAATGCaatactgtatttttctggacttGGGAGTTGAGCTTGCAATTTATGTTCAAGTTTCACACTATAATGTATACGCTGCTTCCAGGCTTTGTAGGcattaatattttgttaacaatCTTTTACTCATGCCTTCCCTGGATAATAATTGACGCAAACTGATTTATAGCAAATGAGTGTCatgtaattgaatacctgagtggaagaagggcccaactccattattttaacaaaaatgagttaaacccagcattttattaccagcagactgttcttccttgtgtgtgaaagatgagccaaaatccactctctaaatagtcttccacgtacacttaatcatggttttcatggaagaaaggcccatctCCATGGagatgggcccttcttccactaatattgggttaaagaagaattgtgttcatccatgaaatctgcttttcactacaataaactttcttgcttaCATATtgcatgcttctacttgtgcaattaatgtaTAATTaacaaatttctgtagctatttataacacatctgcttacggaactggcacttgcagtatattagtggaagaagggcccaactccagcttgtattaagaccggtgccatggaaacatcatatatgattttgaatgtatgtaatattgtatgttcatgtattgaaggtcccctgaagatgaaaacgttctgtctataaaactttttcaaatattaaaggagtattttgtgatcctagcatccttttttatgacattttcagtacatatccacgaaaaaagcatattcccaaaatttcagttgattccgattttgcgtttgcgagttatgcatgattatgtgtattacactgctccatagacaatacgttgtaatttcgttctggtgcaccagaacgaaattcaaattttatgatatctttgctaaacgaattaatctgcaagaaatattttgtacataaacattatgtagccagagtattccagtgatataaaaatctcaacttttttgagaaaagtgggggatgaggctgtggatcacttaaatgcccctttaagttttttcttaatatctcaaaaacagttttggtggagttgggcccttcttccactcaggtattcaattgaagtATATGCTTGTTGTGATATACAAACTGAAACCAGACCCAACATTAATCCAAAGCCAGTGTCATTTACAACTCAAAATTAAAGGGACTCTCTTAAGATTGGTAGCCATGCATGAACCATAGCAGGATAATATTGTTCACCAAATTCCAAAAATGTAGGTGTAATCACTAGGATccccaacatgctcatctatccgggacacagttctttaaccccaatacatttgtacattcactgaatgacctttggaaatttgggtattaaaactcatactctggaacttgaggtcaaattttgcactatgatagtTTAATTGAGGTAGTGTCCAGGGAGTTAAAACAGTAACAGCAGCATAAGTACttgtggccattttagtgttCCAGTACTTGGTCAGATAGGCATCAAAATTCTGCTTTGACCCCACCTATGCACAACCCTCTACCTCCCCTCTCCTCCTTCTTCAGCATACACAAAACCCTCACCCCTCTcccaataagccaaatcgctattgtaacttccggtttttttaggacactttgccctttgacctatctggaaaattcgggttttgtgcgtacaaaatataaattaaaacttgttactagaataaaaacaaacttaaaaaccattattattaaatgaattaattatttaaatatttttaatgataacattatgacaataataaataaattattaataaatacagcaattttcccgataggtcaaaggacaaagtgtcctaaaactgcaaaaactgtcccacaatgcattgcaaacttccaatgccgattgggcttattgtttgACTGGCTTACCTGGTCTACACGTAACACTGTAACAGCTGCATTTGTAGCCAATTTAATGCCCCAGTACTTAGTCACAAAGGCATCGTATATCCCCGCTTCCACGACATCCTTCACTCCAGCCGCTTCCGcctgaagaaataaataaaatatttcggTATATGAgcacacaagaaaaaaaattgtatgatTCATCAGTCCTGTTGATAGAAACActttttcttgtttcttgtttttgCTTGGTCCTCATGGATAATTATAACTAAGAAACGCCGTCCCTATGACCAGACGCGTCTAATTTTAATCTCGCACGACCAGcctaattttcattatttttaccgATATTTTTATGCTATGAATAGTTTCAACCGAGGACATATAACTGGCTACTTTCTTTGAGATAATACGAACAGAAATAAATCAAAGGAAGGCCTGAAAATGTCGGGAAACGGACAAACCAGTATACAGGGCGTTGCATTGCAAAACCAGTCCTCATCAGCATCACCAGATACCTCGGGCAATACAAACAATGCTCAAGTgatgtggaaagataaaaaacaaTGCTCGAGCGAGTGTGTTAACACAACAAAGCGATGAGCCGGTAAGCACAGCTGAACTAAAGAAACTGATACTCCGTATGGAGCAAGGCCTAACAACAAGGTTGGATAGGATGGAGAACGAACTAAAAGCAATGAAAAGTGGTCAgaagaaaaatgaagaaaagatTGAAGGCATGGAACATGATGTTTCAAATATGAAAGATAGAATCACACCAATTTTTGTTAACAAGGAGGATTTGTGGTAGATTAGCAAACCACAATGAAAAGCTATAACACTTTGTAAATCATACCCTGCAATATATCAACGCCTACTGATGCCTTGGATATTAGTTACTTGTAATCGGTGTCATGTGACATGATTACGTGCAAAATGGTTGTCATTCTATACCGATGTTGATGATGGGGACAAAGACTGGTGTCTGTTGTTATTAGGCGTCTGAAAAGCACTAATTAATTGCACTTTGTAAATCATACCGGGTAAATGCTGCAATAAATCCCGCCTACTGATGCCTCGGAATATTAGTTACATGTAATCGGTGCAATGTTACATGATTACGTGCAAAATGGTCGTCATTCTATACCGATGCTGATGATAGGACAAACACTGGTTACTAGTGTTATCAGGCGTCTGAAAAGcgattaactaattaattgcaCTTTGTAAATCATACCGGGTAAATGCTGCAATAAATCCCGCCTACTGATGCCTCGGAATATTAGTTACATGTAATCGGTGCAATGTTACATGATTGCGTGCAAAATGGTCGTCATTCTATACCGATGTTGATGATAGGACAAACACTGGTTACTAGTGTTATCAGGCGTCTGAAAAGCGATTAACTAATTAATTGACATCAACTTGTAAACTGATATCGCTTTGTAAATCATACCGGGTAAATGCCTCTATAAATCACGCCTACTGATGACATGATTACGTGCGAAATGGTCGTCATTCTATACCGATGTTGATGATAGGACAAACACTGGTTACTAGTGTTCTCAGGCGTCTGAAAAGCGATTAACTAATTAATTGACATCAACTTGTAAACTGATATCGCTTTGTAAATCATACCGGGTAAATGCCTCTATAAATCACGCCTACTGACATGATTACGTGCAAAATGGTCGTCATTCTATACCAATGTTGATGATAGGACAAACATTGGTACCTGGTGTTATCAGGCGTCTGAAAAGCGATTAACTAATTAATTGACATCAACTTGGAAACTGATATCGCTTTGTAAATCATACCGGGTAGGCCTAAATGCTGCAATAAATCACGCCTACTGACATGATTACGTGCAAAATGGTCGTCATTCTATACCAATGTTGATGATAGGACAAACATTGGTACCTGGTGTTATCAGGCGTCTGAAAAGCGATTAACTAATTAATTGACATCAACTTGGAAACTGATATCGCTTTGTAAATCATACCGGGTAGGCCTAAATGCTGCAATAAATCACGCCTACTGACATGATTACGTGCAAAATGGTCGTCATTCTATACCGATGTTGATGATGGGGACAAACACTGGTGCCTGGTGTTATTAGGCGTCTGAAAagcaattaattaactaattgacGTCAACTTGGAAACTGATATCACTTTGTAAATCATACGGGTAAATGCTGCAATAAATCACGCATACTGACATGATTACGTGCAAAATGGTCGTCATTCTATACCGATGTTGATGATGGGACAAACATTGGTGTCTGTTGTCATCAAGCGTCCGAAAAGCGATTAACTAGTTAATTGACATCAACTTGGATACTGATATCGCTTTGTAAACAAGGAAAGTCTTGATTACATGACATGTACATGAAATAAGGCTGAGCCTGGGAGCATTGATTCTGATGGCGCACTACAGCCACATTAACCAGAAGGAGCCTGCGAGGGACAGTATATGTTATTCCACTTAAAGGAGGTCTCCGGCAAtcgcaacattatgccttatatgttaggaaaattattatcgaacatgaatcacatggttgcattttaaacaaactcatattgaccattaaAACGAATAAAATTAGCCGtgtctcaacatgcgatattcgaAATTCCCAGGtgctgaaattgtctagtgcaatggcATCTGTGAATTTTGGGGGTTCCCTGTCCTATCGAAAgcaatcattaaaaaataaaattgggtgactttttggtgtttttgactTGCGATTTGGGCTGAATATATCTGGTAACCCTGCTTCTTTTCTGTACCAATACATCCATGGAGTTAGCCTAGAAATGTTTAACCGCAGTCAATTAAAGTCTATATCTACCTCAagtcaccagcactagctttgaagttcagcgtgttctgcgttagccTAGCGTttcttggtgcgtgtacatacttttacgcgcaCGATCAACATGCCACATATGAACACGCAAGAAACcatgctaagccaacgcagcacacgctgaacttcaaagctagtgccggtgactcgaggtagatatatagactatacagATTAATGGCTGGACATGATTATGTTTCGTAGTCCGACCTTAAAATTCTGCAGGGGGTGCTTCCCTGCGGGGAGAGGGAGAGGATGGGGGAGTAAAAATAGGGCCACAATCTTTGGAATTGATTGTGTCTGGCCCCAAATGTTTGTCATTTGTTTATTTCTTACCTCAATATCAAACCCGACATTCTTCTTTCCTTCTTGATGCGCGGCATACAACATGGAAAGCACCTCGGTTGATTTCACGCCTGCATTATCGGCAAGCGCCCTCGGTATAGCTTCAAACGCTTGCGAGAACTGTTTGATGGCGTATTGGGCTAAACCTGGGACAGTCTCGCCATAGGTCGCTAGCTGGTTGGCCAATTCGATTTCAGTTGCTCCAGCTCCCGGTAAGTAGCGTGCATCCTGAAACGAGAAGAATGTAAAATCATAACGTAATACAAGCACTGCTtttgaaaatgacatttttgcccatcgcttttcaatGTATACCTGTTGTGAAGTGATCGAGTGTAAATTCACCTAATAATTTTCAATTATCTAAATtagtatattattgaaaataacactctGATgtcttgcaaaagttcattctacaaatcatacactttgaaaacttgatttattgctgttaatgagttaagtacatttgacaaaagtgttgttgtttcagccctctttacaactcgaagaaccacaagacctaccaaaagtatatctgtgatatttgaattcttgtacACACTCAACtgcaatgatcaatgcaatttctgccagtttaaaatagttgctaaccttaaagactGCTAACGAACTTAGAAACTTACCCTGGCATAGGCTTTGAATGTATTGACACCATCATCAACAGCTCTCTCTATATCATCCATGATATTATCAGTTGAACCTCTCACCACAACCGTTGACACAGCGCCCTCGTCTTTGTCTGCAAAAACAATATAAACACAGCGatcacattttaacaaaactatGCAATTTAGATTTAGTGTACCCAggattcacaaaaaaaaaaaatttacacaaaaCTTGTCAAATATGTCATGATCATATTATTGAAGACACTGTAGCTTTTTACTCCTATAAAGATTTCTTTGAAAATGGATTTCAATCTCCTCTCTCAGCGGTATGAAAGACTCAAATATTTAATATAGAATGTGGTTCAAGGTTGAATTAAGTTCTGAAGTCTGTTTAAGTCCTCCAAAATTTTTTTCATGACTAGATAAGATTGAAATGTATCCAGGACAAGCGACACACACAAGGCTGAAGAAACTATAAGGCTGACAGCCCATTCAAATTAGACGATTAGCAGTTACAAAATGAAAaattacttaaaggaggatttcgtgatcctagcatcctctttttatgacatttttcagtagatatccacgaaaaaagcttatttccaaaatttcagttgattccgattttgcgtttgcgagttatgcatgattatgtgtattacactgctccatagacaatgtgttgtaattttgttctggtgcaccagaacgaaattcaaatttggcgatatttttgctaaacgaattaatctgcaagaattattttgtacataaacattatgtagccagagttatccagtggtgtaaaaatctcaacttttttttttggaaaagtggggggatgaggctgtggatcacgaaatgccctttaaaacaTACTTACTGTGAGGTACTTTATCGCACCTCAACGGTTTAGAACagcataattttgctttgacatttAAGATTGTTTGTGcatattttatgattttcagtctggttgacaggacgtcacacacaaaatagtctttttaattccGTCTCAGATTATATAGTGCTGTTGTCGACATGCGTTATGTCAACATTATGTCGCATATCCTGACATGTCGACTTAAATTAATATATGTTAGTCCTGCTGTATAGTTTTTATAATATAAAGGCAGGCATATACGTTGCCAATTAATTGCTGGTCCAGTGCCCAAAGCTTTTAATCTATGCTGGATGTTAAACCAAGTTACAACAGTTTCTTTCATTTTGCGATTTCAAATGTGAACCAATTTGAACGACTTACCGTCCCACTAACAATCCCAAATTTATATTGATATCTGGATCCCATTATTCTGATATGAAGACATCAAAAACATATCTCCACGACAGCACTAAtggggagaggggggggggggcagatgcaTTTTGTAGCACTATAAGCTTACCTTGTTGAAATATTATAACTGGTGTTTCTCCAATCTCTGATACGAACACATGGTCACAATGGCCTGCCTCCTCGTCGGTAGGAGCAGTCTACAAAAACAAGGAACAAGTTTTAAAATCACTTAATTAGTATTAGAAACAGGTTTCAAAACTGATTCGTTTCCATGAAGGGTTCATTGATGATAACGATAATTGGGTAAAATATTAATTGGCACTCACACTCAAGTTAGATCAGTTGGTATGGCACTAGACTCTGCGGCGTGCGAGTAAACAGCCAGTACGAGTTCAAGCCCTGCAGTGTCATAATTCTATTCTGGTTGACAAAATGTGCTAGCTTGAAACTCCTCTGGTcaaggaacttgctgctaatttGACATGGTCTACCCATACAAAACTTGAGGgcctgatcctggctgtgatggttataaATTATGAATGCTGATTAGGGTTCTGCGCCTATTTGGCTACATCACTGATAAAGGAGTGTCTTAGGCCAAAGTGGCCACTAAGGgtgtttttttaggtcaaccaagAATGATCCTagaatttaggtctaggtccagagacactacaaaaccgaaaaaaaacttttgcaatttcgggtacccggttacccgcccgaaaaatccgccgggtacccgggcacaaaattacccgaaaatcacacccctagtgGCCACTGGCCAACTAATTCCTGTAAAAGTGTGGTGAGGATTGAGGGCTTATGCCTGTGCAATGCACACTATAAATTActgtgcttttcttcttttattaAAAAGTTAATTACTTTCACATTGGAAAGGTACTTCCACAGACACTGAACAGATCTTCCATCAGTGTGCTCTTCCAGTGGTCTAATGGAGCCCAGACTTGGGACCCCAGACCAACAAGTATATCTATACTagcaatttcatttgaatgaacaatgTCAATGCTTCCAACAGCTGTACACGATCTAACCGCGATCATACATCGcgtatttcaaacattttgatttcaaacatttcaaacacTTCCGAATGTCCCTCCAGCCACCTCAGGGTATTATCCCTTGGTTCCAAAGACGAATGTTAAAagatttttttcatgaaacaaaCAACTTTCTTACCAATCTAGGAAGTGCCACAGCTCCTATAGATCTACTGACTCGCCTCAAGTCAAACTTTGACATTAATCGTACCGCCATGATGTTATATTTGTTGAGGAAGTGAAGCGCCATATCACCGACTTTACCCCCGGACACGACGACCGTTATTCCTTTTTCGGCTATACTTTTGATTTGCTGCAAACAGATAAAAGAAAATATGTACTGATTTCACAAATGGTCTGCAAAACAAATGGTCTTAAAACCATACTTAACCTactctgattggttacaagatgattattatgatttattgagccaatcagcaacatggtaagaatggtggtagggctgaagaagaGAGCGTTTTAGAAGCTGCGTTTTAATTGGTCAGTCACTCACAAAATGGAAGTGAATAGGATTGCTGAATAACAAGTATTAGAAAGAGCCTACTTCATGTAACTTGTTTTTACTCCAGtccatatatcatgtatattatgTAACGAAAAATTGGCAATTGAAgtgacaaaattatgaaaaagttGCATGCATGAAAGAGCCTTTGCTTCATAATCAAAAGGCAAATTTCATGCGCGAAATTTCACGAAATCATGCAGAATGCAAGTTAGTGCATACCCTGTCTGTAATGTGCGCAATGAGTCCCAGTAGAACACAGCTCCATATCATAAATCCTGGCTTGTGCCtactgctctctctctctctctctcttgcaaCATTGCCAGCTACCGGAATAGGTTATTGTATTTCCCCCATGGCTATTGTTATTTTCCCCACTGGTTATTGTATTTTCCCCACTGCACTTTTAAATGACTTTCTTCACATTcttgtatatttttgtattttgttgcatTTGTAAGATCCCACTGCCTGCTCGATGGTCTGCTAACTCAGGCAGTCAGCTAAATTTTTGTTGTTAACTCTGCTGCATTTTTAtgattaagggctcagatagcgacattttcacatattttttgtgggacctgagagcacatcataattttttgatatcagaaggacattcctcgaattcaaaatcaggcatgagaatgatcatccatgaaaaaacctgaaaagtttgaaaactcCTGAAGAAGCGTGTGAAATGAGgataaaaaggtcaaaaatgggctgaaattaaaagaaagtacagaaatttggaccacaaaaaagcaggacaattctcatgcctgcagaatgcaattcaatgtttgctgtgctctcaggtcccacaaaaaatgctgtgcaaacattgctatcctcAATATAAATGATTGTATGTAATTCATTCAAAAATATAACACTCAAACTAAGTGTGTTTTGTTTGCCACCTACCTCTTCCAGTGAGTTTTCTTCTCCTTTGCTGTAATTCATCAGCTCATCTGCAGACTTGATTAATACTGTGCCCTGTTAAATAGATAGATACAGGTTATtaatcatttgattttttttaacatactgtattttgtcaaataaacgtccctgggggcgttacattttcccaaggggggcgtttattcaaggtcaattttagaacgaaaATTCGTTAAAtccattaggtaaacttaaaactcacgctaaaatgacgaactatgaactagaaacactgacttctggttcacttccgggtttccaatccagattttcgccaatttttgacgctattatcgacgctattatcgaccatgtgggcaacttggtaagcttactaaacaagatagcatgaaaatatcagcatttttgaaacatcttggttgaaaaaagtggtgggggtatttatttgaggggggcgcttatttgaggggggcgactatttgacgaaatatggttGAACACACCAATTAAACAAAAACTGAAGTTGCAGAAAATGTGTCAAGATGACAATGCTGTTTTCACAAGTTCAGATGCAATGGGCGAtacaattgggttattccagttgaaatccatacacaattacatccccctatggaaggcatgaccttgatCACCCTTGATTTTTTGGAATCAACACAGTTGTTTTATGGACGGAGATGAGATACATCACACATACCTTTGTAATCACTAGGATGCAACACTTTGTTAGAATCTGTTTACATCCATATccaaaggatgcacttgtcagctgctacacaTGTCTCCTTTTACataataatagctaggaataaacaccagactcatctcaaatgGAGAtcgcttcaaatcatccccatgtcacatggtttggaaacacagagaacattcctaaaccatgtgacttggggatgatatgaAGTGAcctcaacttgagatgagtcttGTATTTATTCTTActaaatgtaaaaagagacaTCTGTAGTTgccaacaagtgcatcctttttaCATGGATGTACACAATTAAAAGCTCATGCCCATTCATTAGAATATATGCCACATCAATATTTATAACAATGATGCAAGTAAGCATCAAATACGGGAACgatttgatttttgaaaacatagttgaagacacaaattaataaactacaggtaaattaagtaatttttgGCCAAGCTCAAACGtacctgttgcgtccatgtagcatgTAAACTAAGTGTGTACGCAATGTGAGACACGTGTATGCTTTCTTTAGTACTGCGCTAAATCAGAGTTTAACATGTCCCAAAACTGCCTAAACCGTCCCACAATGCACTGCAAATTTTAAAGGCCAATTTGGCTATAGATGCAAGTTTGTATCTTTTCCCAGAGGGGCTTGCATACATaaacataaaaaattaaaaagtcacTGTTTAAAATCCAACAGAGTGCACAGCACAAATTTTATGTGCGCTGGCCACACTCTCGGTGGAGGAGGAAAGGTACAAATGTGTCCATATGTGCTATAGTATTCAGTCAAAGCTTACCTTTGTTTCTGTATGTGATGTGTCTACTGGACACGAAAACACTGCACATTTTGCATTCTCCATTTTGGTCTTTGTGCCTTCGACTGCCCTCTTAAACACCATACCCTGCACAACACTGGAGCTGAGAACACCAGAACCCTGAATTtgataataacaacaaaaaaggaaatcaaaataaagacaaaatacacCAAGTTTTCTGTAAATCTCACTTCAAAACtcacaggggtgtctattcttccagaaaatttaaaatattgcGCTGTGGCCACATCCTACCCCACATTCTCCCCCCCCCCAACTTGAATCCCACATATGGACCAAAAGGAAATTGTATGCTTGTTGCTATCTACAAATTCAACATGTGCCATACTTATCCTAATTATTTCCTGTTCCCTCCTTCCCTGATTGAAAATTCTTCCCCATTATGgtgaaattattccctccccttggGGCGAATAGTGGACGAAAAGACACCCCTGCATACTCAAATTTTATGTGGCATGATCTAATCCGCTGAGGCAAACTAAAATACTGCCATGGATGGAATGTTATCGAGACCACTTACGCCATGGAGGGtgtaaaaatattttggttgattttgaatttgccgctcttaagggctcggatagcgacattttcacatattttttgtgagacctgagagcacaccagacatatcgaattgcattttggaaaagaggaatgtcctgatgatatcaaataatttagattattttgaaatttgcaatataatatacattgtatcaaATACTTCGCAAACGTTGCCATCTGATTCCTTAAATAAACTCTGAAAATAAGAACCTCATGAATATTTTCCATTACACAGCACTTGGTGAATGGGGATAAATTTAGTCAAATATGCACTTACGACTTCCAATAAGGGCTGCTACAAATACGCATTTGTGCTATTTGCAGCACAAGCCGCTTTTTTGGCAAGGAAATCCagtgtttttgcattttttggtAAAATCAGGTTCATACTTTGGCCTCCTTGCttgcttgccgctggtcactgcAAGCATTTCTGGTGCGACTACGCAATGAAGCAAAATTGTCGAAAGAGCGGCatagcggcaggaaagtatgaaaccagcattacagtACAAAGTTCTTGCCAAAACCAGATTTCAATTTGGAAAAATCCTGAAGTCATGAAATACTTACTAAAATCTTAGCCACCCTGACATTGTCCACGTTGAAAGTTTTGTTGTTCTGTAACACAGAAACTGAAAAGAGAGAAGACGGTACGGTAAAGAGGTATGAAAAATATTGAAAGTTTTCTTTACAAATTTTTTGTGACATGTAGTTGAAAGCAAAGAGTACTGAGCCTATGAAATTGTCCCCTATAAGTCCAAGTGAAACATCCAGTGACTGATTGAGTATTcgatttaaagaggaagccctgccagagcatttcttctggggtgaaccaaacctgcctggttaccaaattaatcagtgataaggttatctctgattttgacaggtgctcattgatgcaataacattaaaacatcaattagcacctgtcaaatctAGAGATATTCTTGTACCTAACTTTGTACCTTCTGTTTTACAATAATTGCACAAAATCGTCAGGATTTgtgttgggcctcggtatttttcctcgggagcCCTCGGAAaattacctcagcccaaaacaaacccctcAAGACTTTACAC
It encodes:
- the LOC140141201 gene encoding T-complex protein 1 subunit theta-like: MAMNIPRAPGFAQMMKDGAKNYHGLEEAVFRNISACKELATTTRSAFGPNGMNKMVINHIEKLFVTNDAATILRELEVQHPAAKMLVLASQQMEQEIGDGTNFVMVFAGALLEYAEDLLRMGLSPTEVIEGYEIACKKTLELLPELCCGKLKDIKDVEEVGNAIKASVMSKQYGNEDFFSKLIAKACISVLQNNKTFNVDNVRVAKILGSGVLSSSVVQGMVFKRAVEGTKTKMENAKCAVFSCPVDTSHTETKGTVLIKSADELMNYSKGEENSLEEQIKSIAEKGITVVVSGGKVGDMALHFLNKYNIMAVRLMSKFDLRRVSRSIGAVALPRLTAPTDEEAGHCDHVFVSEIGETPVIIFQQDKDEGAVSTVVVRGSTDNIMDDIERAVDDGVNTFKAYARDARYLPGAGATEIELANQLATYGETVPGLAQYAIKQFSQAFEAIPRALADNAGVKSTEVLSMLYAAHQEGKKNVGFDIEAEAAGVKDVVEAGIYDAFVTKYWGIKLATNAAVTVLRVDQIIMAKPAGGPKPPKGGGMDNDDD